gcttgggcaataaattgcaatgtccgtactgtgagacgcctaagacagcgctacagggagacaggacggacagctgatcgtcctcacagtggcagaccacgtgtaacaacacctgcacaggatcggtacatccgaacatcacacctgtgggacaggtacaggacggcaataacaactgcccgagttacaccaggaacgcacaatccctctatcagtgctcagactgtccgcaataggctgagagaggctggaatgagggcttgtaggctgttgtaaggcaggtcttcaccagacatcaccggcaacaacgtcgcctataggcacaaacccaccatcgttggaccagacaggactggcaaaaagtgctcttcactgacgagtcgcggttttgtctcaccaggggtgatggtcggaatcacgtttatcattgaaggaatgagcgttacaccgaggcctgtactctggagcgggatcgatttggaggtggtctggggcggtgtgtcacagcatcatcggactgagcttgttgtcattgcaggcaatctcaacgctgtgcgttacagggaagacatcctccctcatgtggtacccttcctgcaggctcatcctgacaggaccctccagcatgacaatgccacccgccatactgctcattctgtgcgtgatttcctgcaagacaggaatgtcagtgttctgccatggccagcgaagagcctggatctcaattacattgagcacgtctgggacttgTTTGATCGTAgaagtgagggctagggccattccccccagaaatgtccgggaacttgccggtgccttggtggaagagtggggtaacatctcacagcaagaactggcaaatctggttcagtccatgaggaggagatgcagtgcagtacttaatgcagctggtagccacaccagatactgactgttacttttgattttgactccccttttgttcagggacacattattcaatttatgttggtcacatgtctgtggaacttgttcagtttatgtctcagttgttgaatcttgttatgttcatacaaatatttacacatgttaagtttgctgaaaatcttgttagttagctagttagccatCCAGCTTGCTAGTAAACTTGTTTTACTTGCTGTTTTGTCGCATTTTTCTACACATTTCTAACTTTATATATGACATTATGTTTTGTAATTCAACGTTTTAAAAACATAGTATagtcaaagattttttttttataactaaTGGCATAGCTCTATTGTTTCACTTTAGCGCGCCTTTCCTGACATTTTGTAACTTCTTCCTTTCTTGGTTTTGTGACAGTATCAACAGTTTTCCCGCAATCTTTAAAATGACGCGTGAGAAAAGTGCAATCTGATTGGTTGCACTCTCTTAGAAATTTAAATACCAACAAAAGCTTTGATTCTATTGCCTGCTTGGAATCGATCGCCAGAATTTCAATAAATAGGGGGAACTCGAGTCGTTTACATGTAATTGTGGCGTTGATCTAGTCAAGGAAAGTGTACTGTAGATAGttgtgaatatatatatttttgcaattTTACTGACGTTTAACTTATCCTCAAATTGTTTCTGTTGTATAACTCGTGTGTCATTAAAAATGTTTGTAACTCGCTCACCACTCGCCAAGAAAAATGAAAACGCTATCACCACTCAAATGGACAACATTTCACTCGTTGACAAGGAAAACACGGTAAGTTTTAAATCGACGTaactatatttatttttatctagTTATTTTTGATGTCGGTGGTTTAATTTAAAAGGTGGTTAGGCAAATTCGCCTCAACTGGTTAGTAACCTAACTAGGCAACGTTAATCTGTCACGTCTTACTTTCTGTCCTGCACATTAATCAATTGAATGTAAATTAACTAACTGGCTTCCTTGATTATTTAATTTGCCAAAGATAACGTGTAATTCCTCCCAATGCAGCCTCCCAGCCTGAACATGACCCGGATTCAGGCCTCGAAAACCGCGCGCAAAATCTTTGCAGATTCTGAGGTGCGTGAACAATGGCTACTTTTGCTTGAAATTGTCAGTTTATGCAGTGCTCATTTTGTAGCTCATCGACATGCGCAATTAATGTTAACCTGGTAATTAACTAGAATGTGTCTGAGGTGTTCATTTTCCGCAAATAATGTCGCCTATTCTAGCTAGCTGCCGAGTCATCAAATCATGATGTCGCCTATGTCAAATGTAAGCTAGCAGTCGAGGAACTCAAGTAAGGCAAGCATATGTTTGAATGGTTAGCAGTAGTTACACACGCTGGCTACTCAAGTGTTTCATAAGGCAAACGTCAATTGCTAGCCAGTAGCCTTCCATTCCGTCCATGTCACGAAAGCCTTTGTCTTGAACACGTCACTAGCTAGTTACTGCTAACTAATGTTACATAGCATAACTCAACCGTCTAACGTTGGGTTGTGGAGAATCTTGACATTCTAAATAAACTGGTATGCCTTGTCTTATTACATGCATGTATTTCCTCTTAAATTATAAGCACATTCGGCTATTCTAACCATTGAGGAATGTTTGTTTTACCTGGGCAACATTTTTACCAGTAATGagattaattattattattattattattttttttttttatactttcTGTTAGCCTAAAGATGTCGAGAAATTCAATGCGGAAGAAGAGCCCCTCCTGAAGGAAAATCCACGCCGGTTTGTCATTTTCCCTATCAAGTATCATGACATCTGGCAGATGTATAAGAAGGCAGAAGCTTCTTTCTGGACTGCAGAGGAGGTATGTCCAATTTGCTGCATCATTAGTGGTGTTGGCATAAGTAAATGATATGTGAGTTGGTTCATGAGATTTTATTTATCATCTTGTTTTCCAGGTTGATCTGTCCAAAGATACACAACACTGGGAGTCTCTGAAGGATGAGGAGAGATACTTCATCTCTCACATATTGGCTTTCTTCGCTGCTAGCGATGGCATTGTCAACGAGAACCTGGTAAATTGCTTGTGTGTACAATACAACAATCAATATTTAGCGATCCACACTGTCAAGAAATCACTGATCTAATTTCCTGTTTCTCTACTAGGTGGAGCGCTTTACACAGGAAGTCCAGGTGACAGAAGCAAGATGCTTTTATGGTTTCCAGATCGCCATGGAGAACATCCACTCTGAGATGTACAGCCTGCTCATTGACACCTACATCAAAGACCCCAAAGAGAGGTTAGACTCTTGTCAGTCAAGCTCTTAGTTAGTAGTGCAGGGAAGTTTTGTATTTTCTGGCAGTGGTGAGAAGCGCAGGTGTATGTACCTCAGCTTTTAATGGGAACTGAGTGTAGCTGCCGGTTCTTGGCTCAGTGGGCATGTTGTCTGCTGACTGGGTGGGGTCCCAACATGATATAGATGCCAGACTGTGCCTCATGAAGATAACATATACACCACCAAAGCCCTTCATTCAAGACCCACCTGCAATATGTAGCTTTTAGGGTTACCAGACCAAATTTGCATAGGAATGAGTTACGGATCAGGAAATTTAAAGTGAGTAAGCAgttctgttctatgtgcactatttctatgcttcccgttacaATTGTAATCTTTtattttcagttttgtacacagcTTCAAAACTGAAAATAGTTTGAAAGTACAATGATACTGTACTTTGTGTGTTTTGCCACATAACCTGAAATTAGTAGAACTTAGTGTTCTTAGCAACCAGAAAATGGCAGAGTGATTTCTACACTTAACTTTTTTAAGTCGAAGCATTTTATAGTGCAGCCTTCAACTTTTTGTGACAATGTTCCCTAATATACTTTTCTTTGTCATACAGGGACTACCTCTTCAATGCCATTGAAACCCTCCCTTGTGTGAAGAGGAAGGCGGATTGGGCCCTGAATTGGATCGGCAACAAAAGTGCTCAATTTGGTATGTACATATCTTTTTCTCTAACAACCTGCACGTGATTGGGTGGTCAGTTGGTAATGGGCTATGTTTGTATTCCAGGTGAGCGTGTGGTTGCCTTTGCAGCTGTTGAGGGGATCTTCTTTTCTGGCTCTTTTGCTGCCATTTTCTGGCTAAAGAAGAGGGGGCTGATGCCGGGCCTAACCTTCTCCAACGAGCTCATCAGCAGAGATGAGGTGGGTGTTTTTATTACATTGATTTACCTATGATCCCAGCATGCTAACCTAATTGAAATGAAATCATTACAACTATTTGGTTACAAACCTGCATGACGTTGGATACCTTTCATGTGCTTGTTTCACTGAAAAAGCAACAAGTAGTTGACATTATCTTACTAGCTAGTTCCATATGAATCCAGGGCCTGCACTGTGACTTCGCCTGCCTCATGTTCAAGCACCTGGTGAATAAGCCCTCAAAGGAGACTGTCACCAATCTGATCAGGAATGCAGTGGAGATTGAGCAGGTATGTTGATTAAAAATTAAGGACATGTTTCCCTGACCCAGATTGAAAGTCCAATGCAGATGTTTTTCTATTAAATCATTTCTGGGAAACAATTAAGTACCTAACTGTGATTTTCAATTTAAATTGTCAAAGAAATGCATGGCTTATTAGCAAACAGCAATTTTTAAAGCAGAGATTTTgctgggagtggtctgaggggGAAAACTAGCTGTTGGCAGGTTTGGtagtctttcttattggtctaactaatttactgcctggTGACTTCACTGGGCTGGCCAAAACTCCATTCCACCAAAAAAGGCTGACATTCCAGTCTTTTAAAATGACTACACTAAAAGGGTATCGTTTTCAGTTATTCCAAACTCGGTGTATATTAAACACAGGAAAATCTAATTTGACTGCACTTGGCCTTTAAATCTACTCCTGGGCAAAGGCCCAAATAACACCTTTTGAcctatactgcactactttttatCAGATCTATGGGCCcttgtaaagtagtgcactaaggtgccatttgggacattggCTTTTTGTACTCTGCTTATAAATACTTTTTTTATGGTCTGATTGTTAATTTTAGTTCACATTTCAGGAGTTCCTGACAAAAGCCCTGCCTGTAAAGCTGATTGGTATGAACTGTGACTTGATGACTCAGTACATTGAGTTTGTCGCTGACAGGCTGATGCTGGAGCTGGGCTTTGACAAGGTGAGATTATGGTTTTGTCCCCTCATGGTACCCTAGTCTCtgtatggggcggcagggtagcctagtggttagagcgttgggctagtaactgaaatGTTGCGAGATCAAATCCCCTAACTGACGAagcaaaaatctgtcgttctgcccctgaacaaggcagttaatccactgttcctgtcattgaaaataagaatttgctcttaactgacttgcctggttaaataaaggtaaaataaatacaaatgtagtGTGCTatgtagggaattgggtgccattttagAAGCACACCTTGTGCTTGGGCTAAAGACTGTCCTCTCTTCCTGGAAACTGATAAGTGTTTGCGTGTCAATTAGACGGTATGTGAATggagtgtcctctcctgctgaggAAACAAGTATTCTACAGAGTCATTCGCGGGAGAGTTTTGAGATCTGCCACACCCCCTTTGAATCTGCTGAAAAGCATACACATTTGAAAACTACCCTAAtccttttatctataaaatgtctcgCACGACTATTTAAATTAGTTTCTCACTTCACACTTATTTAAAGATTCCACCCCTGTAAATGTAATTTGCCTGATGCATGACTGGAGTATGAGTCATATTTCATACAAGCCCATTTGTTTCCTCTTTGCCCTTTCtcaaaagggagggaggagaggactgagttgGGGTAAACCAATTGATAATCTTCCCTTGTCCCTTGAGACAAATGTGTCCTTTGACATGGAGGGTTTCAATCCAATAAAACTCCATGTTTTAGTTCTAACTTTCCATGGGTCCATGCACTTTGTTTTGAAATTAAATCTGAAATGGGCTAGCAATGATGAAAAGCGCAGGGGTACGTACCTCAGCTGATAATGGGAGCTGAGTGTTGGTGCAAGTTCTCAGCTCAGTGGGCATGTGGTCTGCTGACGAGGAGTGCCAACACGATATAGACGCCTGACTGAGTCTTGCCTGTAAAGCTATAGTAAAAGCATGGACATGTAAAATGTAGgagctcactactgtaagtctggaAAAACTTTGCACAATGGCAGATGTACAGTATTTAATTTGGGTTTGCCTCAAACGGAAGCATTTAACAAACTTTCCACTAACTCTTCCATTTTAGATCTACAGAGTGGAGAATCCATTTGACTTCATGGAGAACATCTCACTGGAGGGCAAGACTAACTTCTTTGAGAAGCGGGTAGGGGAGTACCAGAGGATGGGTGTGATGTCTGGCACCACAGACAACACCTTCCGGCTGGATGCTGACTTCTAAAGCTCTTGAGACATTGACACTTTCAACACTTGAAGAGGACATGGGCCTAGCTACATGTTACTGGACCACCTCATTGTAGCTCCCATCATCCATTCCCACTGCTTTTGACCAAAGCTCCCATGGGTCCTGGTTTTGGGATGCAGACTAAGTCTTAATTGTCGGGTCCACAGACATCACCATACACATTACCATTCACAACCCACCTCATCTCAGTACATGTCTGGTTTTATGATGTATTTGTATAGTAGCTTTTTTAATTGTTTTTATCTGTTTCTGTTTTGTAATAAAATGTACAAATTGAACATGCAGCAGCTGTTATAATTATTTTAGCCCACTGTTTTCTTGTTAGTTTACAGATGGTAATACTGCAGAGTCAACTCATCTGACCCCTGTAATTACATTTGTGTTCATTAGGAGTAGCTAATATTGGTTTAGTGTTGTATCTGTACTTGAATAACTTCAAGTGAACTCCACTGAATTCTAAAGACAAGACTTTTTACTAATTTTCCCTGGCCCAAAAtaaattacattttgaatgctcaggcaggacagcaatatGGTCCCATTTCACACCCATCAATAGAACGTTTTGTCATCCTTATTGACTGATCTGGCGGACTTCAACTGCATTCTGAAATTATATTTGAGTGTGCCACTGGGGGAAatgtactcaattgtcatacttgagtaaaagtaaagatacctttttaTAAAAAATGActagtgaaagtcacccagtaaaacactAGAGAAATTATATATTtgatgtacttaagtatcaacaaTTAATTgcaaaaatacatttcaaattccttattaagcaaaccagttGGCACCATTCTATTATGGATCACGCCATAAGACAatttacaaagcatgtgtgtttgagtGCCGGATCAGAGGCAGTAGCTACGGATGACCAGTGGTGTTAAGTGTGTGAATGGACCATTTTTATCCTGctatgcattcaaaatgtaacttctGGGTGTcgtggaaaatgtatggagtaaagttctttaggaatgtacaaaggtcaagtacagataccccaaagcTTGACTTGTAGTACTTTAGTAAAATACTGTGTTCCAAaacaattgtgccatctggtttggaATTTTAGGTATAGCATTTCCTTTTGTTACTATTACTCTTCGGCATTTAAGTATTTTTTTCCACCACTACTGTGCATTTAAAACGCTAAGTATTTTCCCTGGCTGACACATTTaactgagtcattttctattaaggtgtctacttttactaaagtatgacAATTAAGTACTTTTTCCATTGCTGGCATTTCATAAAGTGGCAAGGAACACTGGCATTTCACCAAATTTGAGCAGTGTAAGTAGGCTACTAAACAGAATTCCAACATTTATTTTAAACAAATCGTACAATGGATGGGTTGGCTGAAAACGCCAAGAAAGCTGAGCGCTTCCATTTGTCAGAAGTCCGCCTGTTTTGATTTTGGATGGCCAGATTGCTAGCAAGCATGGCATATTTCCACGTGCGTAATCGTAAATGGCTCATTTCAGTTTAGTTCATCTTGTTATTAATACGGTCTTGTTTTGACTGCTTtaatgtcaatgctaatatggctcaaattcaCTAGCTAACTATGTATTTGAGAGACGTGGTCATTGTTCAAACttatttgttttcaataaacattgaagAAGATATAGTTTACATCTAAGCCAACCTCATGTTTTGCCCCATGCTTTTGCGCGCGTcgtttgttgctaaacaaccaacccgtctataaATACATATGGACTAaggcccccccaaaaaaattgtgCTGCATGAaagaaaatgtaatgaaatgcacAATCTGAAAACTGTTTTGAACGATGAGGCTGCAGTGCCTCGACCCCAGCTGTCACATAGCGAAGGCGGGGCGTTGAATGTCATTGGCTGAAAGCCGTTTGTTTTTACATCGTATGAGGAAGTAACCCGACGGTTAATGAAAAGCTCGGGACGTTGGCATTCTTGGGCCCATTTGAACGCTTTTTGCTGAACCACTCAACTATGTCGATCACGAACCCGAAACAAACTGTTCTGAATCCGGTGAGATGCTTTGAAAAGACTTTAAAAAATATTGTGAATCATTCTTGCACTTGCTCATACATCAACTAAAGCGAGATAATATTGAATTCAGCTCtgtcagttagctagctaacagctaacGTCAGTTATACAAGCGATGCCTCTTTCATCATTTATCAGGTTGATATGAAGTTGTAAAACATGGTTTGATGACGTTTGGTACACGAACAGTCTCACAAGTACTGTACCTTTCTGAAGTGTCTATGTAGGTCAGGCGCGTGCGTGCAATGTTTTTGACAGCAGGAACTAGTTCATGGAGCTCATGCcatgttcaagacaactgggaaataaGCTCAGTGTTTCCAACTTGGAAAGTATCAGATTCAACCAGTAGGAAGCTCAATGCAAAACATGCAAGTACATTTTAATTCGGAGGTTCAGAGTTTCCATGTTGTCTTGAATGCCGCATCAGGTCATACTTTCACTTTAGTTTTGTAGAATATGTCATAGTATGAGTGTTTCAGTTTAACATAAATTCTCATTTCATGCATTCAAACAACAACCTAGTCTGACTATTTTGGTATCAATAAACACTTTCTACTCTACTGACAGACCATTCCCTTTGCTGGGACGATCCTGGGAGGTTTACAGCCTGGGGAGATGGTGCTCATTCAAGGCACTGTTCCCAGTGATTGTGAGAGGTATGGGGTTACACTACACACACATCTCAAGAATGACATCACATTACTGTCACGTGTCTCTAGACATGCAGTCATATGAAATCACATTCTATGGATGTTGATGAAGTCGCTTTATAGCAAACTAccgctgtgtgtgcgtgtccagGTTTCAGGTGGACTTCACCCGTGGGAACAGCACAAAGCCCAGAGCGGACATAGCCTTCCATTTCAACCCTCGCTTTAAGAGATCTCCCTGCATCGTGTGCaacacactggagagagagagctggggcaAGGAGGAGATCCTGTATAAGAACGCTTTCACACTGGGGTCAACCTTTGAGATGATCGTCCTGGTGCAGAAAGACGAGTTTAAGGTCAGGATAACTAGTGATCAGATTAGATGCCTTTAAGCCCATACTCGTAAAGCGTCTCGTAGTAGCGGTGCTGATCTAGGATTTGTTCAGCGTATTACTAATCACAGTTAATAAGATTAAATGGACTATGGGGACCtgttcctagatcagcactcctactcttgaTACATACAGCCCCAGATCCCCCTGATCTATATAGCCTTTGCCCTGGATCAATGTTCAGGTCCATAATTATTCATAACAATGTTGTTAATTGAAAAGACTGACTCGTGGTTCTGTGGGAATAGGTGTAGGTGCTTTTTTGCCTTTTTGAGTGTTTTCAACATGCAACATACTTTTCATGTAGAGAAAGGGAGACTCTTGAAATAAACTTTTTCCTCGTGATCACTTCCTTTCCCTGTCCCAGGCATAAGCCTgtggttacgtcccaaatggcaccatattccctatttagtgcactacttttgacaagagctcatagggccctgatcaaaacgagttcactatatagggaacagggtgacatttgggacatgGCCTGTGACTCAAAGATTCACTTTCATTTCCTTGTTTTTTGTGTCGCTGTTCAGTCCGGTGGTTGTATATTAAGCATGGGGGAACGTGCTAAGTCAGTTTTGCCTGCAGGACGTGTTAATAATTCAGCATAATATATTTTTCACTTCCCTTAGTGGTTGAGGTTGGCTTCAGAAGGTTTCTTATGTTCTTATGTCTAAGGTAAAAgccaaatacagtgcattcggaaagtattcagaacccttccctttttccacattttgttatattatagccttattctaaaatgtataaaataaaaatataaaaatatcttAATCAAttatctactcacaataccccataatgacaaagcaaaaacagttttttagaaatgtttgcaaatatattaaaaataaaaaacagaaagccttatttacataagtattcagaccctttgctatgagactcgaaattgagctcaggtgcatcctgtttccattgatcatccttgagatgttctacaacttgattggagtccacctgtgataaattcaattttttgacatgttttggaaaggcacacacctgtctaaggtcccacagttgacagtgcatgtcagagcaaaaacaaagtcATGAAGTCgatggaattgtccgtagagctccgagacaggattgtttcaatgcacagatctggggaagggta
This portion of the Salvelinus fontinalis isolate EN_2023a chromosome 27, ASM2944872v1, whole genome shotgun sequence genome encodes:
- the LOC129824926 gene encoding ribonucleoside-diphosphate reductase subunit M2 isoform X2, which gives rise to MFVTRSPLAKKNENAITTQMDNISLVDKENTPPSLNMTRIQASKTARKIFADSEPKDVEKFNAEEEPLLKENPRRFVIFPIKYHDIWQMYKKAEASFWTAEEVDLSKDTQHWESLKDEERYFISHILAFFAASDGIVNENLVERFTQEVQVTEARCFYGFQIAMENIHSEMYSLLIDTYIKDPKERDYLFNAIETLPCVKRKADWALNWIGNKSAQFGERVVAFAAVEGIFFSGSFAAIFWLKKRGLMPGLTFSNELISRDEGLHCDFACLMFKHLVNKPSKETVTNLIRNAVEIEQEFLTKALPVKLIGMNCDLMTQYIEFVADRLMLELGFDKIYRVENPFDFMENISLEGKTNFFEKRVGEYQRMGVMSGTTDNTFRLDADF
- the LOC129824926 gene encoding ribonucleoside-diphosphate reductase subunit M2 isoform X1, whose translation is MFVTRSPLAKKNENAITTQMDNISLVDKENTPPSLNMTRIQASKTARKIFADSEPKDVEKFNAEEEPLLKENPRRFVIFPIKYHDIWQMYKKAEASFWTAEEVDLSKDTQHWESLKDEERYFISHILAFFAASDGIVNENLVERFTQEVQVTEARCFYGFQIAMENIHSEMYSLLIDTYIKDPKERDYLFNAIETLPCVKRKADWALNWIGNKSAQFGERVVAFAAVEGIFFSGSFAAIFWLKKRGLMPGLTFSNELISRDEGLHCDFACLMFKHLVNKPSKETVTNLIRNAVEIEQFTFQEFLTKALPVKLIGMNCDLMTQYIEFVADRLMLELGFDKIYRVENPFDFMENISLEGKTNFFEKRVGEYQRMGVMSGTTDNTFRLDADF